Proteins co-encoded in one Marinobacter gudaonensis genomic window:
- the rimI gene encoding ribosomal protein S18-alanine N-acetyltransferase, with translation MPELHIRQATGKDLDALVKLENRCFTEDRLSRRSFRRFLEMPRDRLIVAESDGELVGYCLVLMSAATRLARIYSIAVSPSARGQGVGETLVREAEKEAADADRIIMRLEVREDNTGAINLYKRLGYRQFGTYRDYYEDHGNALRFERRILFYEPSRDYPAVPYYPQTTEFSCGPAALIMAMASLDEQQTLTTLEELKIWREATTIFMLAGHGGCGPHGLALAAWNRGFEASAWISMEGALFKDTVRNDDKKRVLELVHEGFLHDIGQTGIKLHHDPLTLEAMEQALHEGQIPVILISTWQLNRSRVPHWVTVCAMDDQFVYLHDPEIDVEAGETVVDKQYLPVDKRVFSQISKYGRNQPLQAAVIVGPKR, from the coding sequence ATGCCCGAACTTCACATTCGCCAAGCCACCGGCAAAGATCTCGATGCCCTCGTCAAGCTGGAGAACCGGTGTTTTACCGAAGACCGGCTCTCCCGACGCAGCTTCCGCCGTTTCCTGGAGATGCCCAGGGACCGCCTGATCGTCGCCGAGTCCGATGGCGAATTGGTGGGGTATTGCCTGGTGCTTATGAGCGCAGCCACGCGCCTGGCGCGGATCTACTCGATTGCCGTCTCGCCCTCTGCCCGAGGCCAGGGCGTTGGCGAGACCCTGGTACGCGAGGCTGAAAAGGAAGCGGCCGATGCAGACCGGATTATCATGCGGCTTGAGGTTCGGGAGGACAACACCGGTGCCATCAACCTCTATAAGAGGCTCGGTTACCGGCAGTTTGGTACTTACCGGGATTACTACGAGGACCATGGCAACGCGCTGCGGTTCGAACGACGCATTCTGTTCTACGAGCCGTCCCGGGATTATCCGGCGGTGCCCTACTATCCCCAGACCACGGAGTTTTCCTGCGGCCCGGCAGCGCTGATCATGGCAATGGCTTCTCTTGATGAGCAGCAGACCCTGACTACCCTGGAGGAGCTGAAGATCTGGCGCGAGGCGACCACCATTTTCATGCTGGCCGGCCACGGCGGCTGCGGTCCTCACGGGCTGGCGCTCGCGGCCTGGAATCGGGGCTTTGAGGCCAGTGCCTGGATCAGCATGGAAGGTGCCCTGTTCAAGGATACGGTCCGCAACGACGACAAGAAGCGCGTGCTGGAACTGGTACACGAGGGCTTTCTGCATGATATCGGCCAGACCGGCATCAAGCTGCACCACGATCCCCTGACCCTGGAGGCCATGGAGCAGGCCCTGCACGAGGGGCAGATACCGGTGATCCTGATCAGTACCTGGCAGTTGAACCGCAGTCGGGTGCCTCACTGGGTGACGGTGTGTGCCATGGACGATCAGTTTGTGTATCTGCACGATCCGGAAATTGATGTTGAAGCCGGGGAGACGGTGGTCGACAAGCAGTATTTGCCGGTGGACAAACGGGTGTTCAGTCAGATTTCAAAATACGGGCGGAACCAGCCTTTGCAGGCTGCAGTGATTGTGGGGCCTAAACGGTAA
- a CDS encoding RimK family protein has translation MSRLLIVVDRAKDWAPYYPSEDVLTFDQYLQFSAPPTSRVRVINLCQSARYLSRGYYCSLLAEARGHHVVPSVMTLNDLSRKGLFSLELEELDASVINWLDAAGSAIDPASDDREATHEVKVRTYFGQAEHPDLKPVARALFERFPCPILEVVFKRRKQWQIESMKPAAPADLGENEQDAFAAALDRFSSMVWRKPRTRRRYRYDLAVLVNPEEEMPPSDKVALKRFEKAGRKLGINVEQITRRDYMRLPEYDGLFIRETTAIDHHTYRFARKADAEGMVVIDDPVSILKCTNKVFLADLLKNNKVPTPKTLILSKDQKDAVEQVISELGFPVVIKIPDGAFSRGVTKAEDEKSLRAGLRDLFKQSALVLAQEYLYTDYDWRIGVLGGRAIYACKYMMVKGHWQIYQHGESKSESGGFETMPTYEVPRNVIQAALNATKLIGNGLYGVDIKQSGNRVAVIEVNDNPSIDAGVEDRFLGGELYTLIMQEFLSRMEENRRR, from the coding sequence ATGTCCCGATTGCTCATTGTAGTCGACCGAGCCAAAGACTGGGCACCGTACTATCCCAGTGAAGATGTGCTGACCTTCGATCAGTACCTGCAATTCTCTGCACCGCCCACCAGTCGGGTTCGGGTGATCAACCTGTGTCAGAGTGCCCGCTACCTCAGCCGGGGCTACTATTGCTCGTTGCTGGCGGAAGCCCGAGGCCATCATGTGGTGCCCTCGGTGATGACACTGAACGATCTGAGTCGGAAAGGGCTGTTTTCCCTGGAGCTGGAAGAGCTGGACGCCAGCGTGATCAACTGGCTGGATGCCGCCGGTTCGGCGATTGATCCGGCCAGCGACGATCGGGAAGCCACCCACGAGGTTAAGGTACGCACTTATTTTGGACAGGCCGAACACCCGGATCTCAAGCCGGTGGCCCGAGCCCTGTTCGAGCGCTTCCCATGCCCCATTCTCGAGGTGGTCTTCAAGCGGCGGAAGCAATGGCAGATCGAATCCATGAAACCGGCGGCGCCGGCCGACCTGGGTGAGAACGAGCAGGATGCCTTCGCGGCAGCACTCGACCGGTTCAGCAGCATGGTATGGCGCAAGCCGCGTACCCGTCGCCGCTATCGATACGATCTGGCGGTGCTGGTAAACCCGGAAGAGGAGATGCCGCCGAGCGACAAGGTGGCGCTCAAGCGTTTCGAGAAGGCCGGCCGAAAGCTGGGTATCAACGTGGAGCAGATTACCCGCCGGGATTACATGCGTCTGCCAGAATACGATGGCCTGTTTATCCGCGAAACCACCGCCATCGACCATCATACCTACCGCTTTGCCCGCAAGGCGGATGCCGAGGGTATGGTGGTGATCGACGATCCGGTCTCCATCCTCAAATGCACTAACAAGGTGTTCCTGGCTGACCTTCTGAAAAACAACAAGGTGCCCACGCCGAAAACCCTGATCCTGTCGAAGGATCAGAAGGACGCGGTGGAGCAGGTGATCAGTGAACTGGGCTTCCCGGTGGTGATCAAGATTCCCGATGGTGCTTTTTCACGGGGGGTGACCAAGGCTGAAGACGAAAAATCCCTGCGGGCCGGGCTACGGGATCTGTTCAAACAGTCCGCCCTGGTGCTGGCCCAGGAATATCTTTACACCGATTACGACTGGCGCATCGGCGTTCTGGGTGGCAGAGCCATCTATGCCTGCAAATACATGATGGTGAAGGGGCACTGGCAGATCTACCAGCACGGTGAGTCGAAAAGCGAGAGCGGCGGCTTTGAAACCATGCCTACCTACGAGGTGCCCAGAAACGTGATTCAAGCTGCTCTGAATGCCACCAAACTGATCGGCAACGGCCTCTATGGTGTTGATATCAAGCAGTCGGGCAATCGGGTGGCTGTCATCGAAGTGAACGACAATCCCAGCATCGATGCCGGTGTGGAAGACCGTTTCCTCGGCGGTGAACTCTATACCCTGATCATGCAGGAATTTCTTTCCAGGATGGAAGAAAACCGGCGCCGCTAG